The following coding sequences are from one Triticum dicoccoides isolate Atlit2015 ecotype Zavitan chromosome 4A, WEW_v2.0, whole genome shotgun sequence window:
- the LOC119285871 gene encoding putative H/ACA ribonucleoprotein complex subunit 1-like protein 1: protein MRPPRGGGGFRGRGGDRGGRFGGGGRGGGGRGRFGGGGGGFRDEGPPAEVVEVSTFLHACEGDAVTKLTNEKVPYFNAPIYLQNKTQIGKVDEIFGPINESYFSVKMFEGVIATSYNEGDKFFIDPMKLLPLSRFLPQPKGLTPRGGGRGGRGGGRGGFGGRGGFRGRGAPRGRGPPRGGGRGFRGRGRF from the exons ATGCGACCACCGAGAGGCGGCGGAGGTTTCCGCGGACGCGGCGGCGACCGAGGTGGCCGCTTCGGTggaggcggccgcggcggcggcggcaggggccgcttcggtggaggcggaggcgggttcCGCGACGAGGGCCCTCCAGCCGAGGTCGTCG AGGTGTCGACGTTCCTGCACGCGTGCGAGGGGGACGCGGTAACGAAGCTGACGAACGAGAAAGTGCCCTACTTCAACGCGCCCATATACCTCCAGAACAAGACCCAGATCGGCAAAGTCGACGAGATCTTCGGCCCCATCAACGAATCA TATTTCTCGGTCAAGATGTTTGAGGGAGTCATTGCAACATCTTACAACGAAGGTGACAAGTTCTTCATTGACCCCATGAAGCTGCTGCCCCTCTCACGCTTCCTGCCGCAGCCAAA GGGCTTGACTCCAAGAGGTGGTGGTCGAGGTGGAAGAGGTGGTGGTCGTGGTGGATTTGGTGGCCGTGGTGGATTCCGTGGAAGAGGTGCACCAAGGGGTCGTGGACCTCCCAGGGGTGGAGGGCGTGGTTTCAGAGGACGAGGCAGATTCTAG
- the LOC119285872 gene encoding pumilio homolog 12-like: MGESQSIQDCSKFGAFVDRIPGAELRNVGDMGIHYMGGSTSQAGGAKMRRPLPSPRFTMYDSAMIESNKSVVEFPSDGLPDEQSLASAFGDMSFKNYTADSLTSTRDFPPVNGYYASGPANYHSGITPPDVTLNPSLVPAIVQDDLTFCAEHVNEKPDELTVGHQEQAYRFPPHFENFSRGSVMHNLDIFSSDPYHQSALSTSPIEQQFYLDVQSQLYAPYSQPFDSNIMWQHGTETPRHTMLQPHYVCPQLQQVAGSDVRRSRRHQQAAACTSANGTSHIETPNIHRQGMGIEDPYSNGAAFQKRNTQLTSFHCTLSADSPCGSSNFRQQVDKFYSLSNGFSRHQISDNISIVSYPEKLRMRADGANSVRSTKSTPVDGCIGRDGRTSSAHNHLDIHSNYSLHPDRPNSQLLPLVMKPCELNYNSVDEVAGRIYMLAKDQNGCRFLQKVFAQGSQEDVKRVFAEIIDHIGELMVDPFGNYLVQKLLEGCSDDQRMRILCEVTKTPGDLIAVSCNMHGTRAVQKIIETVNNPDQVSKVVSALSPGAMHLMLDPNGSHVANRCLQKLLPESKAFLLDAATLHYLGLATHQQGCCSIQKCIEHSDDEQKFNLLSNIISSAQTLADDRFGNYVIQSILNHGIEWATSKIVDELEGHFGYLSIQKCGSHVVENCLKRAPQHMRDKIIQELINDPKLQHIMVDQYGNFVIQTALEHCKGLLHTTFVEAIRPHAAAMQSHMYGKRVLSKTYLKNKQHRVGVL; the protein is encoded by the exons ATGGGGGAATCGCAGAGTATTCAGGATTGTTCCAAGTTTGGAGCTTTTGTTGACAGGATTCCTGGTGCTGAATTGCGCAATGTTGGTGACATGGGGATCCACTACATGGGTGGTAGTACTTCACAGGCAGGCGGGGCTAAGATGAGAAGGCCATTGCCTTCTCCACGGTTCACAATGTATGATTCTGCGatgattgaaagcaataagagtgtTGTGGAGTTCCCTAGTGATGGTCTACCTGACGAGCAGTCGTTAGCATCTGCTTTTGGGGACATGAGCTTCAAGAATTATACAGCTGATTCTCTCACAAGTACCAGAGATTTTCCGCCAGTAAATGGGTACTATGCATCTGGCCCTGCAAATTATCACTCAGGGATTACGCCTCCAGATGTTACATTGAACCCGTCGCTTGTGCCTGCAATTGTTCAAGATGATTTGACGTTCTGTGCTGAACATGTTAATGAGAAACCAGACGAACTAACTGTTGGACACCAAGAACAAGCTTACAGATTTCCACCACACTTCGAGAATTTCTCAAGGGGCTCAGTGATGCACAACCTGGATATTTTTTCCAGTGATCCTTACCACCAATCTGCTTTGTCAACTTCACCAATCGAGCAGCAGTTTTATCTGGATGTACAGTCTCAGCTGTATGCACCTTATAGTCAGCCATTTGATTCAAACATCATGTGGCAGCATGGTACAGAAACACCAAGACACACGATGCTGCAACCACATTATGTTTGCCCACAGTTGCAACAGGTTGCTGGGTCAGATGTTCGTCGAAGTAGGAGACATCAACAGGCTGCAGCTTGCACTTCTGCAAACGGCACATCACATATTGAAACACCTAATATTCATCGACAGGGAATGGGAATTGAGGATCCTTACTCTAATGGTGCTGCCTTTCAGAAGAGAAATACCCAGCTGACCAGTTTTCATTGCACATTGTCTGCTGACAGTCCATGTGGCAGTAGTAACTTCCGTCAGCAAGTTGACAAGTTTTACTCTTTGTCTAATGGTTTCTCACGCCATCAGATTTCAGATAATATCAGCATTGTAAGTTATCCAGAAAAGCTGCGGATGAGGGCTGATGGGGCAAATTCAGTAAGAAGTACCAAGAGTACTCCTGTAGATGGTTGCATTGGTAGGGATGGAAGAACTAGTAGTGCACATAACCATCTTGATATTCATAGTAACTATTCATTGCACCCCGACAGACCAAACTCCCAGCTTCTGCCCTTGGTCATGAAACCATGTGAGCTGAATTATAATTCAGTTGACGAAGTTGCTGGGCGAATCTATATGTTGGCTAAGGATCAGAATGGCTGCCGCTTTCTGCAAAAAGTATTTGCTCAAGGCAGCCAAGAGGATGTCAAAAGAGTCTTTGCTGAAATAATTGATCATATTGGTGAACTTATGGTCGATCCATTTGGCAACTATTTAGTGCAGAAACTGCTTGAAGGGTGCAGTGATGATCAACGGATGCGCATATTATGTGAAGTTACTAAAACGCCTGGAGATCTTATAGCAGTTTCTTGCAACATGCATGG GACTCGTGCAGTGCAAAAGATAATTGAAACTGTAAATAATCCGGATCAAGTTTCTAAGGTTGTGTCTGCATTGAGTCCTGGAGCAATGCATTTGATGCTAGATCCTAATGGCAGTCATGTTGCAAACCGATGCCTGCAGAAACTGTTACCGGAGTCCAAAGCG TTCCTTCTTGATGCTGCTACATTGCACTATCTTGGACTAGCAACACATCAACAAGGCTGTTGTAGCATTCAAAAATGCATCGAACATTCAGATGATGAACAGAAGTTCAACTTGTTAAGCAATATTATATCCAGTGCTCAAACCCTTGCCGATGATCGATTTGG GAACTACGTTATTCAGTCAATTCTCAACCACGGCATTGAATGGGCGACATCGAAAAtagttgatgagctggagggtcattTTGGGTATCTGTCAATTCAGAAATGTGGTAGCCATGTGGTGGAAAACTGTCTGAAGCGAGCGCCCCAGCACATGCGTGACAAAATCATCCAAGAACTTATCAACGATCCCAAGTTGCAGCATATTATGGTGGATCAGTACGGCAATTTCGTTATTCAAACAGCTCTTGAACATTGCAAG GGGCTGCTACATACCACCTTTGTCGAGGCCATTAGGCCACACGCTGCTGCAATGCAAAGCCACATGTATGGGAAAAGGGTTCTATCAAAAACATACCTCAAGAACAAGCAACACCGAGTTGGAGTTTTGTAG